A genomic region of Brevibacillus sp. JNUCC-41 contains the following coding sequences:
- a CDS encoding TVP38/TMEM64 family protein, with protein MNFISDALLSSGPFSIAVSLAFNILISVLGFIPSVFITAANITVFGFEKGLILSYMGEIAGAVVSFWLYRKGFQTFKPKFMKNRWVMKLQRSQGIHAFWMILMLRLLPFIPSGVINLTAALSKTGMMIFFLATSIGKLPALLVEAYSVTQVLKASDDVRIVLVLLILVIAIVYYFNRNKKKGM; from the coding sequence ATGAATTTCATTTCTGATGCATTACTATCCAGCGGACCTTTTTCCATTGCTGTAAGTTTAGCATTCAATATATTGATTAGCGTGCTTGGTTTTATTCCAAGCGTATTCATCACGGCTGCCAATATCACCGTATTTGGATTTGAAAAGGGATTGATCCTTTCTTACATGGGGGAAATTGCCGGAGCAGTGGTCAGTTTTTGGTTATACCGAAAGGGCTTTCAAACATTCAAACCCAAGTTCATGAAGAACCGGTGGGTCATGAAGCTGCAAAGGTCACAAGGAATTCATGCATTTTGGATGATCCTGATGCTTAGGCTCCTTCCTTTTATTCCATCCGGCGTGATCAACCTTACAGCAGCATTAAGCAAGACGGGGATGATGATTTTCTTTCTCGCGACATCCATCGGAAAACTGCCTGCCCTCCTTGTCGAAGCGTATTCGGTAACACAAGTATTGAAGGCATCGGACGATGTAAGAATTGTTTTGGTACTGCTGATTCTGGTAATCGCAATCGTTTATTACTTTAATAGAAACAAGAAAAAAGGAATGTAG
- a CDS encoding response regulator transcription factor encodes MKTVVLVDDEQRMLDLLELYMKPHGYTCMKIKSGYEAIQFLRHKHADIVLLDVMMPELDGWETCERIRAFSNIPIIMLTARDAAQEMVKGLKKGADDYITKPFNEDVLLARIEAVTRRVHKQDDHVIFRGLKLNESAYEAHYDTKTIPLTPKEFSLLCVFLKSPDQVYSRDHLLSTIWGFKTDTEDRTIDSHIRNIREKLRHAGFPADQHLKTVWGIGYKWSSVD; translated from the coding sequence ATGAAGACAGTAGTTCTGGTTGATGATGAACAGAGAATGCTTGATCTATTAGAGCTATACATGAAGCCTCACGGATATACATGCATGAAGATTAAATCTGGATATGAAGCCATACAGTTCTTAAGGCATAAACATGCGGACATAGTACTTCTTGATGTAATGATGCCTGAGTTGGATGGGTGGGAAACGTGCGAAAGGATCCGTGCGTTCTCCAATATTCCCATAATCATGCTCACAGCCCGGGATGCTGCACAAGAAATGGTGAAAGGGTTGAAAAAGGGCGCAGACGATTATATCACGAAACCCTTTAATGAAGATGTTTTACTTGCCAGAATCGAAGCGGTCACGCGGCGAGTGCATAAACAGGATGATCATGTGATCTTTAGGGGGCTAAAATTAAATGAATCCGCTTATGAAGCACATTATGATACCAAAACGATCCCATTAACACCAAAAGAGTTCTCACTTTTGTGCGTGTTTTTGAAATCCCCAGATCAAGTGTATTCCAGAGATCACCTCCTTTCGACCATATGGGGATTTAAAACGGATACGGAAGATCGGACAATCGATTCCCATATTCGAAATATTAGAGAGAAACTGCGTCATGCCGGTTTTCCAGCAGATCAACATTTGAAAACGGTCTGGGGCATCGGATATAAATGGAGTTCCGTGGATTGA
- a CDS encoding sensor histidine kinase — MVYLHNKVIHSRVNQELESLKARGNSHRDVLEITYSGSTLQHIGLMESHTDTDVVITDTRGAILISSEKVDGGMKKILAKNLPHVPRKGLIIQSSWKDERFIATVTPFISDEENKGYVYMFKDTREVEDLIAQLNRHFLLATALLLFFMLVIIYFLSKALTRPLISMKEATIKLSKGNFSVAVPVRSHDELGELAQSIQSLADELNYLKKERNEFLASISHELRTPLTYIKGYADVARRRDLDDSERSRYLEIIHDESERLNRLLDELFNMARMDLNTFTISKETVQLSSFLRNIHEKVLPAFTNERIQLNLECKDDLFIDIDPSRFEQVILNLLDNALKYSNEYTVTTIKATECLGRISISIIDQGVGIPPEDIPHIFDRLYRVEKSRARDTGGFGLGLSIVKQLVEIQGGTISVKSNLKQGTCFTITFKEITNEDSSSG; from the coding sequence ATGGTTTACTTGCATAATAAAGTGATACATTCACGTGTCAATCAGGAATTGGAGTCACTAAAGGCCCGTGGCAATAGTCATCGTGATGTGTTGGAAATTACATATTCCGGCTCAACCCTTCAGCATATCGGCCTGATGGAATCACATACCGATACAGATGTTGTGATTACGGACACAAGAGGAGCTATTCTGATATCTTCCGAAAAGGTGGATGGGGGAATGAAAAAAATCTTAGCTAAAAACCTCCCGCATGTTCCCCGAAAAGGTCTGATCATCCAATCGAGCTGGAAGGATGAAAGATTTATAGCCACCGTTACGCCATTTATCAGCGATGAAGAAAACAAAGGCTATGTTTATATGTTTAAAGATACACGAGAAGTGGAGGATTTAATCGCACAATTGAATAGGCATTTCCTTCTTGCGACTGCTTTGCTCCTTTTCTTCATGCTTGTCATCATTTATTTTCTATCAAAGGCTTTGACCAGGCCACTGATATCGATGAAGGAAGCGACAATCAAGCTCAGCAAAGGGAATTTTTCAGTAGCTGTGCCCGTACGATCTCATGATGAACTTGGGGAGCTTGCCCAATCCATTCAAAGCTTGGCTGATGAATTGAACTATTTAAAGAAGGAACGCAATGAATTTTTGGCAAGTATTTCTCATGAACTGCGAACGCCGCTAACATATATAAAGGGATATGCCGATGTTGCCCGAAGGAGGGATTTGGATGATTCCGAACGATCACGATACCTAGAGATCATCCATGATGAATCCGAACGATTAAACAGATTATTGGACGAACTATTCAATATGGCTAGAATGGATCTAAATACATTCACCATATCAAAAGAAACCGTCCAGCTCTCTTCATTCCTGCGAAACATTCACGAAAAGGTTTTACCGGCTTTTACAAATGAAAGAATTCAATTGAACCTGGAATGTAAGGATGATTTATTTATCGATATAGATCCTTCACGGTTTGAGCAAGTCATTCTTAACCTGCTGGATAATGCGCTGAAGTACTCGAACGAATATACAGTCACCACCATCAAAGCCACTGAATGCCTTGGCAGGATTTCCATCTCCATAATCGATCAAGGGGTTGGCATTCCCCCTGAAGATATCCCCCATATCTTTGATCGTTTATATCGTGTCGAGAAATCACGCGCCAGAGATACCGGTGGATTCGGATTGGGACTCTCCATCGTCAAGCAATTAGTGGAGATACAAGGAGGAACCATTTCGGTTAAAAGCAACTTGAAGCAAGGAACGTGCTTCACCATCACATTTAAGGAGATAACAAATGAAGACAGTAGTTCTGGTTGA
- a CDS encoding chromate transporter, whose amino-acid sequence MGLIIPIGVAVFLAFFIANILGYGGGPASIPLMYDQIVTRYGWLDNAEFSQMLALGNSLPGPIATKIAAYVGYDVYGWPGFLAALAGTIIPSAVALIYLLKILRKYKQSPIVKGMSLLVQPVIAIMMLLLTWNMAEDAIGSIGYIHSIVIAGLAFLALGKFKVHPAFVIILAFAYGGFIIPLT is encoded by the coding sequence ATGGGTCTTATTATCCCAATAGGTGTTGCAGTTTTTCTAGCGTTTTTCATTGCCAATATTCTTGGTTATGGCGGAGGTCCAGCCTCGATTCCGCTTATGTATGATCAAATCGTCACCCGTTATGGCTGGCTTGATAATGCCGAATTCTCACAAATGCTTGCGTTAGGAAATTCACTTCCAGGTCCTATCGCCACGAAAATAGCCGCATATGTCGGATATGATGTATATGGCTGGCCAGGATTTCTAGCCGCATTGGCAGGCACGATCATCCCTTCAGCTGTGGCTTTGATATATTTATTAAAAATCCTGCGAAAATACAAGCAATCTCCCATCGTAAAAGGCATGTCCTTGCTTGTACAGCCCGTGATTGCAATCATGATGTTATTGCTCACCTGGAATATGGCCGAGGATGCCATCGGTTCCATCGGCTACATCCATTCAATCGTCATCGCTGGATTGGCCTTTTTGGCCTTAGGTAAATTCAAGGTCCACCCCGCCTTCGTAATCATTCTTGCCTTTGCGTACGGCGGCTTTATCATCCCGCTCACCTAA